Below is a window of Stigmatopora nigra isolate UIUO_SnigA chromosome 3, RoL_Snig_1.1, whole genome shotgun sequence DNA.
tatactatgtcgtttttaaagaaaaatgccttactatactatgtcgtttttaaagaaaaatgccttactatactatgtcgtttttaaagaaaaatgccttactatactatgtcgttttttaaagaaataaagccttactaaactatgtcgttttttaaagaaataaagccttactaaactatgtcgtaccatcttgtcttaccatactgtcattttttttataagaaaaaagacttactataccatatcgtttttaaagaaaaatgccttactatactatgtcgtttttaaagaaaaatgccttactatactatgtcgttttttaaagaaataaagccttactaaactatgtcgtaccatcttgtcttaccatactgtcattttttttataagaaaaaagacttactataccatatcgtttttaaagaaaaatgccttactatactatgtcgtttttaaagaaaaatgccttactatactatgtcgttttttaaagaaataaagccttactaaactatgtcgtaccatcttgtcttaccatactgtcattttttttataagaaaaaagacttactataccatatcgtttttaaagaaaaatgccttactatactatgtcgtttttaaagaaaaatgccttactatactatgtcgtttttaaagaaaaatgccttactatactatgtcgtttttttaaagaaataaagccttactatactatgtcgttttttaaagaaaaatgccttactatactatgtcgttttttaaagaaataaagccttactaaactatgtcgtaccatcttgtcttaccatactgtcattttttaaaagaaaaaagacttactataccatatcgtttttaaagaaaaatgccttactatactatgtcgtttttaaagaaaaatgccttactatactatgtcgttttttaaagaaataaagccttacttaACTATGTCGTACCATCTTGTCTTACCATACtaagaattttttaaaaagaaaaatgccttactatactatgtcgtttttaaagaaaaatgccttactatactatgtcgttttttaaagaaataaagccttactaaactatgtcgtaccatcttgtcttaccatactgtcattttttttataagaaaaaagacttactataccatatcgtttttaaagaaaaatgccttactatactatgtcgtttttaaagaaaaatgccttactatactatgtcgtttttaaagaaaaatgccttactatactatgtcatttttaaagaaaaatgccttactatactatgtcgttttttaaagaaaaatgccttactatactatgtcgttttttaaagaaataaagccttactaaactatgtcgtaccatcttgtcttaccatactgtcattttttttataagaaaaaagacttactataccatatcgtttttaaagaaaaatgccttactatactatgtcgtttttaaagaaataagcaTTACTattatatgtcgttttttaagaaaaaaagctttactataccatgtcattttttaaagaaaagataaataaatcctCACATtttgaacaaagaaaaaccTTATTATATAATCATAATTTTTTGAAGAAAGTCTAACTATACATTAGGagagaattttgttttttttcgccCCCTTTGATAGGGATGCGGCCCCTTGAGGCAGCCCAGTTTGAGAGTGTAAAAGCTGCGTGGCAAGAGTATGAAACAAACATAAGACGATCATAATAATGTCACAATTcggtgcaaaaaaacaaaagcaaaaactaACCCAACCTCCACCCACGCAACCACCAACCCTGCTTGGCAGGTTGTCTCTAAGGGTCCCACGTAATCGGAAGGAGGCCACTAGTGATAACACAGTCGTACACACCTCGGACAGACACACCTTCCACCATTTGCCGACCTCGCCTGGCACTCTCGCTTTTGTCGTGTTTGCGCGTTTGGACGTGGCTGCCGTAAGTTTTTCCCATCGAAAAAAGCCCTCTTTTCCCCGCATCGCTGTTTGCTTTTGCACGTATTCGCACGGACGCATTTCTTCAATAGCACTTTGTCTTCGGCGACAGTCGTTTTTTCAAGttcttgagaagaaaaaaagcaagacgtattatttttctttaacttcAGTGTTTATACTGTGAAATATGTCAATGTCGACAACAGAAAAGTCAAAGAGTGTCGTGCTTGGGTAACTGGATTCTATCAAAATAGTAGATTTGTTTTAAGGTCACTTCATTTAACAACTGTGGCTTCGTGGTAACAGGAAAATGGGATTTGAATTGTGTCTTGCGCTTGCTTTTGGTTGATTTTACAAAGAAGTGTCAAATGTATCAAATCCACTAATGTAGTTTTAATggtagtttttttcttcattgttttTGTCCCCCTCTTTTTCCAGTGTATACTTTGTTTTCCAATTTGCTTAGCATTTCTTTGCACACCGCCAGATACGCGTCACCCTCGTTTTAGGGTACGATAGCTGAATGGACGCATCGATACGGCGTCGGAGCTTTGGACGGAAAGTGGACGATGAGAAAACTGAGGAAAAAGAGGCGGAGCCTACTCTGGGGGGAGGTGGTTTAGCCGGCCGCTGTGGTGGCATAAGTCACTGGTGGTTAATGTTTTGCATGTCTTTTGTCTCCACAGAATGGCTGAGAATTGCaacatttttggtgattttccGGGTGCTCAACTGTTTCCTGGTTCAAAGCAGCTTTGTTCCAGACGAGTATTGGCAGTCGGTGGAGGTGGCCCATCGCATGGCCTTCAAATATCCTAAAGAGTGGGACGACCAATCATagccaggggcaatttagagtgttcaaccagccaatcTTGCATATTAgtcggagtacctggagaaaacccacgcaagcccagggccGAATATAGTAAGGACCcacttgggattgaaccctccacCCCAGAATTTCGACCGCAATAAttacaaagttaaaataaataaattaatgaataataataataattataagtCAAAGTGTCAGACCCGTTTTTACGCCCcaaaattataatttgaaaCTTGACCACAGTGGCTTACTTTTTTTCAGCGGCCATTATACAAGCCACATATAATATAAAAAGCTTTGTTTCGACTTTTGCTAAAATTTCTGCTACGTCGCTAGTTTGAACTGGAGAACTTAATATGGTGTTATCCttgcatttgcaaaaaaaatggaagatagGGAAATGATATCATTCTGTACTAAGTAGCGTTTGTTagaatttttccttttttttccttctaataATTTTGGTCAATATCACAACCTTAACCTTCTGACTTATGGCCACCTGACGTGGGAATGGAAAGAAGGCATAAGAGGCTACGGCTATCCTCTCTTTTTTGCAGCCATCTATAAAATCCTACACTGGATCAGCTGTGACTCTGTCTATCTCTTGGAAagtgattttcccttttttttgtttgttttcttaaatCTACGTCGGCTACGATCTGTCTTTAAAAGAATTTTCTGGATTCCCACAGATATGGCTGCCCCGACTACTCCACGCGCTGGTCACCGCATTTGCAGATTTCAAATTCTTCCAGCTTGTCGGGCAACTGGAAAAACCAGATGACGTCAAGTGGACGGTACGGTCCCACTTGTTTGTTTTGAGCAAGCGTTTGTGGAAGCGCGCACTGATTTTTCCGgggtgtgcgtgcgtgcagTTGTTTGCTCACCTGTGCTCGTGGTTCACGTGGTACTGTTGCAGCAGGACGTTGAGCAACAGCGTGGAGGGTGCCCTCACCTGCCTGGCTCTGGCTTACTTCCCTCTGCCGCCATCAAAGACACATAGCAGGTGACTTAAACACATTCCATTGTacaaagcaatttttttttcaatggatcCTAGTAgggatttgaagaaaaatgaatgaattaagaaaaatatactCTTAACATCAAATCTCTTTAGGACACCTActgtccaatccactttgactcGAATGCAGTCACTGCCAGTCAATTGGGTGTATTGGTGACTCattgattttgtattttttcccctcagatGACAAACAGAAGTACGCTTTAACAGAACGACTTCGTTTCTCAGTTTGTTTGTCGTTTCTCATTTTGTTTGTGGtttctcattttgtttgttgtttctcATTTTGTTTGTGGTTTcccattttgtttgtttctcattttgtttatcgtttcttattttgtttgtggtttctcattttgtttgttgtttctcattttgtttgttgtttctcATTTTGTTTGTGGTTTCCCATTTTGTCTGTCGTTTCTCATTTTGTCTgtcatttctcattttctccgtcatttctcattttctccGTCATTTCTCATTTTGTCTGTCGTTTCTCATTTTGTCCGTCGTTTCTCATTTTGTTTATCGTTTCTTATTTTGTTTGTGGtttctcattttgtttgttgtttctcattttgtttgtcgtttctcattttgtctgtcatttctcattttctccGTCATTTCTCATTTTGTCTGTGGTTTCTCATTTTGTCTGTGGTTTCTCATTTTGTCTGTCGATTCTCATTTTGTCTGTCGTTTCTCATTTTGTCTGTCGTTTCTCATTTTCTCCGTCATTTCTCATTTTGTCTGTCGTTTCTCATTTTGTTTGTCGtttctcattttgtttgttgtttctcattttgttttttgtttcccattttgtttttgattctCGTCCtcagcaaaaaatatttgagcCTGGTTGCATTGGGCACCGTTATTCGCCCGACGGCTTTGATTGTTTGGCTACCGCTGTTGCTGTACCATTTCTGGaaggaggaaaacaaattgagactcGTGCTTCAGGACTACATTCCCATAGGGTGGGTTGGGCTTCATATTTGCCACTTTCGTCCACCGTTTCAAAgtatggaaatatttttgggactacaaaaaatatttttgtctccTTGGTAGGGTTTCATTCTTGGCGTTCTCAACACTAATTGACTCCTTCTTCTACGGAAAGGTGAAACACTTCTAAAAGATGGGACAGGATATTCCAGAATGATTTCTACACACAATGAAAATGATAGAATCGATATAATAGTTTTGGGTTGTCTATTCCTCAGTGGACCATGGTACAGTTCAACTTCTTGAAGGTGAACGTCTTGGACGGCGTGGCCGACCTATACGGTACCTTTCCCTGGCACTGGTACCTGACTCAGGGCTTCCCTGTCATTATGGGCCCCCACCTCCCGTTTTTTTTCCACGGATGCTACCTGGCTTTCAGACGGCACAGAATCCTCTTTGTGGCCATTGCCTGGACCATCGCCATCTACAGGTAAGGCATTGGAATTCTCTCACCGTTTTCGACTAATATAGTAATATTGTATTCCTTTCAGTTTGCTTCCTCATAAGGAGTTTCGATTCATCTACCCTGTGCTTCCCTTTTGCATGATCTTCTGTGGTAAGTGGCCATTACATctctttcaaatatatatatggagTAAAAGCAACTTTTTTGGATTTGACAGTGGTTTTCTATTTTATCTTCAATACACACAAAGGAgggtatttttaatatttgcacagccagccaatcgcagggtaaaAGGAGACTAAGGACAACAAATCACatgctaggggcaatttagagagttcaaaCTGCCTttactgcatatttttgggatgccgGAGGAAAAGTGAGTACCTAGAGAaatcccacacaagcccagtgaGGGAGGACCCACCTGCCCCAAAACCCAATATACTACATCATTTGTTATCATTAGTTTAAGATTATTTATGAAACAAAATGACCAGAAAAATactgaacattttcaaaataagatcaAATGATTGAACTCACCAGAACAACTGTCTCCCAGAATTATTTCTGCATTTCAGCGGCAGTCAATCCACTTTAGAGTGCTGCCACATTTCACCATTTACGGTTGGACTCGATCGGCCCGATCCTTCCGTCTGGTGGAGGCCGAAAAAAGTGAGCTTCGGGCGGCGAGAGAAAGGCGACATGTGGCGCTGGAAAACGCTCAATCGTCGTCTTCGTATTCTCATTCCTCTCCTTCATTCATAGTTAATCTGTGCCTTGTAGCGAATTAAATACCACAATCGGCTTCAGAAGATCACATTTTTTGGCTCAAAAAGCCAAAGTAGCGTTTCGGGATTTCCCCCGAATCCCCATAAGGCTCGTGGCCGACTGAAGTGCGCGTCGGTCGGCTGCGCAGAGGACCAACAGATGCATTTCGGTTTTTCATCCAAACATGCTCAAATCAATAAGTAGGCACACGCTCCTCACGCGGCCAGAAATAGCCCTattttgtcaattaaaaaaacaaaattaagtaGTTATAGCAGGATCAAATGAACAGAATCAACCAGACTTCCAGCACCCGCCGTGTTGTCTTGAATATCAAACAAACTACGGAATGCGGTAAGGATCAAAACTAACATGCTTGGGGGTTTGTTACAATTTTTCATTGGTTtactaaattaaaaatacttacTCACTAGATAAAAATCATTCCCAACAACGATGGTAGTCTGAATATTTTGCTATACTTTCCATTGtacatgattattttaatccaaGTGAAGTCATTTTATTAACATGTACAACACCCCCCAAATGATCACGTCtgattgtgatgtcacaaccagaattgctgtGAGCAATTTTTGGCTGACATAATGAAAAGGGCCAGATTTGAGTGCCAAATTCATACACATACCAAATTTTACATGTAAGATTACATTATcgctgtcatttttatttttttgtcatggtgaCCACTTAGAATTTGAtactaatttaaatgagttcacTATAACAATTTAACCacacaaaaagcacaaaatgtgatgtcaggtatacacacatataccaaAAGAGTTGATTGAATGGGCAATCTCAGCTTCTCACATCCGATTGATCAAATGTCTGCACTCACTAAATGCTGTTATCTTCCATTTTAGGTCGTAATTTGATATTTCAAATACATTATACACTTGTTTCCAGCGGTGTCACTGGCTCATATGCGAGCCTGGCGTCGAGCGGCCGCTTCGGTTTTGTTGGCGTCCAATCTGCTCCTGGCTCTCTACACGGGCTTAATTCACCAGCGCGGCGTGTTGGACATCATGGGTCACGTCCGCGTCCTCTGTCACAAGGCGTCAGAAGCCGACGTCCTCTTTGCCATGTCCTGCCACTCGACGCCGTATTACAGGTTGACAACTTCACCAAAATATTCCAtcctggatttttttccccctaggaAGCTCTTCTGAATACTCTGTCAGGAGATCCAGAAGAAACACCTGCAACTTTTGGTGaatattctttttgttttctccttTAAGTCACGTCCACTGCCCACTGAAGATGCGCTTCCTGGAGTGTCCGCC
It encodes the following:
- the LOC144194625 gene encoding GPI alpha-1,2-mannosyltransferase 3-like; its protein translation is MDASIRRRSFGRKVDDEKTEEKEAEPTLGGEWLRIATFLVIFRVLNCFLVQSSFVPDEYWQSVEVAHRMAFNYGHLTWEWKEGIRGYGYPLFFAAIYKILHWISCDSVYLLIWLPRLLHALVTAFADFKFFQLVGQLEKPDDVKWTLFAHLCSWFTWYCCSRTLSNSVEGALTCLALAYFPLPPSKTHSSKKYLSLVALGTVIRPTALIVWLPLLLYHFWKEENKLRLVLQDYIPIGVSFLAFSTLIDSFFYGKWTMVQFNFLKVNVLDGVADLYGTFPWHWYLTQGFPVIMGPHLPFFFHGCYLAFRRHRILFVAIAWTIAIYSLLPHKEFRFIYPVLPFCMIFCAVSLAHMRAWRRAAASVLLASNLLLALYTGLIHQRGVLDIMGHVRVLCHKASEADVLFAMSCHSTPYYSHVHCPLKMRFLECPPDLGRPDYENESDRFNENPLLWLRTEYPHAPSLPTHLILFDVMEKKILAFLRENNYTKTTDLFHTHFPEGGVGGRIFIYERHGHASLE